In Rhodamnia argentea isolate NSW1041297 chromosome 11, ASM2092103v1, whole genome shotgun sequence, one genomic interval encodes:
- the LOC115757507 gene encoding probable galacturonosyltransferase-like 10, giving the protein MRSVLAAAICFVLLRSCALAIRSLPRELRLGLGGATGRAGSSCDARVKFLEAPEYRNGPGCRKSDGNRGGAGSVCDPSLFRIAMTLDLEYLRGTVAAVHSVLKHTSCPENIFFHFVASASANRETLAGILRSAFPSLRFKIYGFDEGSVRRMISSSVRQALENPLNYARSYLADLLEPCVERVIYLDSDVILVDDVLKLWTVPLTGSRAIGAPEYCHANFTKYFSDEFWSDTELPKVFEGKRPCYFNTGVMVMDLLRWREGDYRRRIEGWMEIQRERRIYELGSLPPFLLVFGGDVEAIDRRWNQHGLGGDNVVNSCRTLHPGPVSLLHWSGKGKPWTRLDLKMPCPVDYLWMPYDLYSSKDSSLAAQQL; this is encoded by the coding sequence ATGAGGTCCGTTTTGGCTGCGGCCATCTGCTTCGTCTTGCTCCGGTCGTGCGCTCTCGCGATCCGGTCCCTCCCCCGTGAGCTGCGCCTTGGTCTCGGCGGCGCGACGGGACGAGCGGGCTCGAGCTGCGACGCTCGTGTGAAGTTCCTGGAGGCCCCCGAGTATCGGAACGGACCGGGGTGTCGGAAGTCGGACGGAAATCGAGGCGGCGCGGGCTCGGTCTGCGACCCGTCGCTCTTCCGGATAGCCATGACTCTTGATCTCGAGTACCTGAGGGGCACCGTAGCTGCGGTGCACTCCGTCCTGAAACACACTTCCTGCCCGGAGAACATCTTCTTCCACTTCGTTGCTTCAGCTTCCGCGAATCGGGAAACCTTGGCGGGAATCCTCCGGTCCGCATTTCCTTCCCTCAGGTTCAAGATATACGGCTTCGACGAGGGTTCGGTGCGTCGCATGATATCCTCTTCCGTCCGGCAAGCCCTGGAGAACCCGCTGAACTACGCAAGGTCCTACTTGGCCGACCTACTCGAGCCGTGCGTCGAGCGCGTGATATACTTAGACTCGGACGTCATTCTAGTCGACGACGTCCTGAAACTCTGGACCGTCCCGCTGACCGGGTCGAGAGCGATCGGAGCGCCCGAGTATTGCCACGCCAACTTCACCAAGTACTTCTCCGACGAGTTCTGGTCGGACACCGAGCTTCCTAAGGTCTTCGAGGGGAAAAGGCCGTGCTATTTCAATACGGGAGTGATGGTGATGGATTTGTTGAGGTGGAGAGAGGGTGATTACAGGAGGCGGATCGAGGGATGGATGGAGATTCAGAGGGAGAGGCGGATCTACGAGCTGGGCTCGCTGCCTCCATTCTTGCTCGTGTTCGGCGGGGACGTCGAGGCGATCGATAGGAGGTGGAATCAACACGGATTGGGCGGAGACAACGTGGTGAACAGTTGCAGGACGCTCCATCCTGGCCCTGTCAGCCTATTGCATTGGAGCGGCAAAGGGAAGCCATGGACAAGGCTTGATTTAAAGATGCCTTGTCCTGTGGACTACCTGTGGATGCCTTATGATCTGTACAGTTCGAAGGATAGCTCTCTCGCAGCACAACAATTGTGA
- the LOC115757506 gene encoding E2F transcription factor-like E2FF — translation MELVKVDDSACRENASLGSGELLDSRQHLYCRKDKSLGVLCSNFLRLYNRDDIEVIGLDDAALKLGVERRRIYDVVNILESVGVVARKAKNQYSWKGFRAIPKALEELKEEGLRENFNNSNCGDSAKVFNDTENEGCLNLKFEMQDNSSASSKSDNKKERSLALLSAENRKEKSLALLTQNFVKLFLCSKVDLISLDTAAVALLGDNNNSTAMRTKIRRLYDIANVFSSMNLIEKTPHPDTRKPAFRWLGWRGKCGDTDANSSEHNQYRKRLFGTEITNQTVKRSKVDSSINSKSCDPVKKVILVKHDPEKNYEKCEQECHSDNGSGGYVYGPFAPVCLPRAVNFAPKSVKQDYDWETLASTHRPQYHNQALTDLFAHYMEAWKLWYTEVAGNTKIPQVS, via the exons ATGGAGCTGGTCAAAGTCGATGACTCGGCCTGCCGCGAGAACGCTTCGCTGGGATCTGGGGAGTTGCTCGATTCCAGGCAGCATCTCTATTGCCGCAAGGACAAGTCTCTCGGCGTCCTCTGCTCCAA TTTCCTGAGGCTGTACAATAGAGATGACATCGAAGTGATCGGACTCGACGATGCTGCCCTCAAGCTAG GAGTGGAGCGAAGGCGAATTTATGATGTGGTGAACATATTGGAGAGCGTTGGC GTCGTGGCGAGGAAAGCGAAAAACCAGTATTCATGGAAAGGTTTCAGGGCGATCCCCAAGGCCTTGGAGGAGCTCAAG GAAGAAGGTTTGAGAGAGAACTTCAATAACTCAAATTGTGGGGACTCAGCAAAG GTTTTTAACGACACTGAAAATGAAGGGTGTTTGAATCTCAAATTTGAGATGCAAGATAACTCTTCAGCATCGTCCAAATCTG ATAATAAGAAAGAGAGATCTCTGGCTCTTCTTTCTGCAGAAAAcaggaaagaaaaatcactGGCCCTTCTTACGCAGAACTTCGTGAAGCTTTTTCTTTGTTCCAAG GTGGATTTGATCTCTCTTGATACTGCTGCCGTGGCATTGCTAGGTGATAACAACAATTCAACAGCTATGAGAA CAAAGATCAGACGACTGTATGACATTGCCAATGTCTTTTCATCCATGAATCTGATTGAGAAG ACGCCTCACCCTGATACTAGGAAACCGGCATTCAGATGGCTAGGGTGGAGAGGGAAATGTGGGGATACTGATGCTAATTCTTCGGAGCACAACCAATATAGGAAGAGACTTTTTGGCACTGAGATTACAAATCAAACTGTAAAGAGAAGTAAGGTGGATTCATCGATCAATTCTAAATCATGTGATCCAGTAAAAAAGGTGATTCTTGTCAAACATGATCCAGAAAAGAACTATGAGAAGTGTGAGCAAGAATGCCATTCAGACAATGGCTCGGGCGGTTATGTATATGGCCCATTTGCTCCTGTGTGTTTGCCCAGAGCAGTAAATTTTGCGCCAAAGTCTGTGAAGCAGGACTATGACTGGGAAACACTAGCATCCACTCATCGCCCTCAATATCACAATCAAG CTCTGACGGACCTCTTTGCACATTACATGGAGGCATGGAAGTTGTGGTACACTGAAGTTGCTGGGAACACAAAGATACCACAAGTGTCCTGA